From Aquabacter sp. L1I39, the proteins below share one genomic window:
- a CDS encoding lysophospholipid acyltransferase family protein, with product MTLNVPAPQPWVDSFDKEPMPDLGPEWPAASRLLDRIRMGGVLVALAGVTAVGIPLQFLALKLKLPARRRIPMLFHRAVLALIGVRVTVKGEPSAARPLLFLSNHSTWLDICVLGSVVPLVFVAKAEVAGWPLIGLLAKFQRSVFVDRQRRAKTGAVNQEIADRLSQGDPVVLFAEGTSSDGNRVLPFRSALVGAVRDVMATGADARVQPVSVAYVKVQGIPMGRQHRPLAAWYGDLDLAPHLLEVLRQGAIDVTVTFGQAAALDGPLDRKAVTRLCEEEVKRLLQDSLTGRAGAT from the coding sequence GTGACCCTGAATGTGCCGGCCCCTCAGCCGTGGGTGGACTCCTTCGACAAAGAACCCATGCCCGATCTCGGGCCCGAATGGCCGGCCGCGTCCCGTCTTCTGGACCGCATCCGCATGGGCGGCGTGCTGGTGGCCCTGGCCGGTGTCACGGCGGTGGGCATTCCCCTCCAGTTCCTGGCGCTCAAGCTGAAGCTGCCGGCCCGTCGCCGCATCCCCATGCTTTTTCACCGCGCGGTCCTCGCCCTGATTGGTGTGCGCGTGACGGTTAAGGGGGAGCCGAGCGCCGCGCGGCCTTTGCTGTTTCTGTCCAACCATTCAACCTGGCTCGACATCTGCGTTCTCGGCTCGGTGGTGCCGCTGGTTTTCGTGGCCAAGGCGGAAGTGGCGGGGTGGCCCCTCATCGGACTGCTGGCCAAGTTCCAGCGCTCGGTCTTCGTGGACCGCCAGCGCCGCGCCAAGACGGGCGCCGTGAACCAGGAGATCGCCGATCGTCTGTCCCAGGGCGACCCGGTGGTGCTGTTCGCAGAGGGCACCTCCAGCGACGGCAATCGCGTGCTGCCGTTCCGCTCGGCCCTGGTAGGCGCCGTGCGGGATGTGATGGCCACAGGGGCCGATGCGCGGGTGCAGCCGGTCTCGGTGGCCTATGTGAAGGTTCAGGGCATCCCCATGGGCCGCCAGCACCGGCCGCTGGCGGCCTGGTATGGCGACCTGGATCTGGCGCCCCATCTCCTGGAAGTGTTGCGCCAGGGCGCCATCGACGTGACGGTGACGTTCGGGCAAGCGGCCGCCCTCGATGGCCCGCTGGACCGCAAGGCGGTGACCCGGCTCTGCGAGGAGGAGGTCAAGCGCCTCCTGCAGGACAGCCTCACCGGCCGTGCCGGAGCAACGTGA
- a CDS encoding Fur family transcriptional regulator, which produces MRMTDQRRVIARVLTAAEDHPDVEELYRRASAIDDKISISTVYRTVKMFEDAGIVERHEFGDGRSRYEPVPDEHHDHLIDLRSGEVKEFRSEEIERLQEEIARRLGYRIVGHRLELYVVPLEEKPA; this is translated from the coding sequence ATGCGCATGACCGACCAGCGCCGGGTGATCGCGCGGGTGCTCACCGCGGCCGAGGATCATCCGGACGTGGAGGAGCTGTACCGACGCGCCAGCGCCATCGACGACAAGATCTCCATCTCCACGGTCTACCGCACCGTGAAGATGTTCGAGGATGCCGGCATCGTGGAGCGGCACGAGTTCGGCGATGGCCGCTCGCGCTATGAGCCGGTGCCGGACGAGCATCACGACCATCTCATCGACCTGCGCAGCGGCGAGGTGAAGGAGTTTCGCTCCGAAGAGATCGAGCGCCTCCAGGAGGAGATCGCCCGGCGGCTCGGCTATCGAATCGTCGGTCATCGGCTCGAATTGTATGTGGTGCCGCTCGAGGAGAAGCCGGCGTGA
- a CDS encoding GNAT family N-acetyltransferase, with protein sequence MREAVAADLPCLARIHAASFHRGWGVDELERLLSGQAARAHVVARGTGEPLGLVVSHLVVPEAEILTIAIAPAARGKGMGRLLLTHHLQRLAGLGVTASHLEVEAGNGPAVKLYRGLGYGEVGRRKGYYAGPGGSGDALVMRLDF encoded by the coding sequence GTGCGAGAGGCCGTGGCGGCCGACCTGCCCTGCCTCGCCCGCATCCATGCAGCCTCCTTCCATCGCGGCTGGGGGGTGGACGAGCTGGAGCGGCTGCTTTCGGGCCAGGCGGCCCGCGCCCACGTGGTGGCGCGGGGAACGGGCGAGCCGCTCGGCTTGGTGGTGTCGCATCTGGTGGTGCCGGAGGCGGAGATCCTGACCATCGCCATTGCCCCCGCGGCGCGGGGCAAGGGGATGGGACGCCTGCTTCTCACCCACCATCTCCAGCGTCTCGCCGGCCTCGGCGTCACCGCGTCCCACCTGGAGGTGGAGGCGGGCAATGGGCCGGCCGTGAAGCTTTACCGCGGGCTCGGCTATGGTGAAGTGGGGCGCCGCAAGGGCTATTATGCCGGCCCCGGCGGATCCGGCGATGCCTTGGTGATGCGGCTGGACTTCTGA
- the tsaB gene encoding tRNA (adenosine(37)-N6)-threonylcarbamoyltransferase complex dimerization subunit type 1 TsaB: MYVLAIDTALTACSVAVLNGESDTIVAGDSVYMERGHAEALVPIVEQVMRDAGLDFPELDRVVATVGPGSFTGLRVGLSAARGFALAARRPVVGVSTLAALAAPFLAMDDSLPLVSAIDARHDHVFLQMFGTGGRTLIAPRVMSAKDAARSVAIGPVRIVGSGAGQVAEMWPPGETRPVAVEIMAAPDVAWVARLGAVADPAQAEPRPLYLKAPDAKPQDAARIARR; the protein is encoded by the coding sequence ATGTATGTTCTGGCCATTGATACGGCACTGACCGCCTGCTCGGTCGCGGTGCTGAACGGGGAAAGCGACACCATCGTCGCCGGTGATTCCGTATATATGGAACGCGGGCACGCGGAGGCGCTTGTCCCCATTGTCGAGCAGGTCATGCGCGATGCGGGGCTCGACTTTCCCGAGCTTGACCGCGTGGTGGCGACTGTCGGACCGGGAAGCTTTACCGGACTGCGGGTGGGTCTTTCCGCTGCCCGCGGCTTTGCCCTCGCCGCCCGCCGACCGGTTGTCGGCGTCTCTACGCTCGCCGCCCTCGCCGCCCCTTTTCTTGCCATGGATGACAGCCTGCCGCTGGTGAGCGCCATCGATGCCCGCCACGATCATGTCTTCCTGCAAATGTTCGGCACCGGGGGGCGCACCCTCATCGCCCCCCGCGTCATGTCGGCGAAGGATGCGGCGCGGTCCGTGGCCATCGGGCCGGTGCGGATCGTGGGGTCGGGCGCCGGTCAGGTGGCGGAGATGTGGCCTCCGGGGGAGACGCGCCCGGTGGCGGTGGAGATCATGGCCGCGCCGGACGTGGCCTGGGTGGCGCGCCTCGGCGCGGTGGCCGATCCGGCTCAGGCCGAGCCGCGTCCGCTTTATCTCAAGGCGCCCGACGCCAAGCCGCAGGATGCGGCGCGGATTGCCCGGCGGTGA
- a CDS encoding NifU family protein yields the protein MFIQTEATPNPATLKFLPGRTVLGDGTLELRSQSEAERSPLAQRLFEVNGVNGVFLGSDFITVTKAGGDWAHLKPAILGAIMEHFMSGAPVLAEGVAASEDGDEFFAAEDEEIVDTIKELIETRVRPAVANDGGDITFRGFKEGVVYLNMKGSCSGCPSSTATLKNGIENLLRHFVPEVVEVRPV from the coding sequence ATGTTCATCCAGACCGAGGCGACGCCGAATCCGGCGACCCTGAAATTCCTGCCCGGACGGACTGTCCTGGGCGATGGCACCCTCGAATTGCGCAGCCAGAGCGAAGCGGAGCGTTCGCCCCTGGCCCAGCGCCTGTTCGAGGTGAACGGTGTGAACGGCGTATTCCTGGGGTCCGACTTCATCACGGTGACCAAGGCGGGGGGAGACTGGGCGCACCTGAAGCCCGCCATTCTCGGCGCCATCATGGAGCACTTCATGTCCGGCGCGCCCGTGCTTGCCGAGGGCGTGGCCGCGAGCGAGGACGGCGACGAGTTCTTCGCCGCCGAGGATGAGGAGATCGTCGACACCATCAAGGAACTGATCGAGACGCGCGTGCGTCCGGCGGTGGCCAATGATGGCGGCGACATCACCTTTCGCGGCTTCAAGGAAGGCGTCGTCTACCTCAACATGAAGGGCTCGTGCTCCGGCTGCCCCTCTTCCACGGCGACGCTGAAGAACGGCATCGAGAATCTGCTGCGTCATTTCGTGCCGGAAGTGGTCGAGGTACGCCCCGTCTGA
- the htpX gene encoding zinc metalloprotease HtpX has product MNYVRTAILLAGLTALFMAVGFAIGGKGGMMIALVIAAGMNLFSYWNSDKLVLRMYGAREVDERTAPDLVAMVRELARRADLPMPRVYIIDNDQPNAFATGRNPQNAAVAATTGLLRTLTRDEVAGVMAHELAHIKHHDTLTMTITATIAGAISMLANIGLLFGGGNRENGSPFGAIGTILMVILAPLAAMVVQMAISRSREYEADRGGAEICGQPLALASALAKIAGIAHQVGNYEAEAHPATAHMFIINPLSGQRMDGLFSTHPATENRIAALQELARQMGLGMSGGGFGPAPRTAGPWNGGGRRGPWG; this is encoded by the coding sequence ATGAATTACGTACGGACGGCCATCCTGCTTGCGGGTTTGACCGCCCTGTTCATGGCCGTGGGCTTCGCCATCGGCGGCAAGGGCGGAATGATGATCGCGCTGGTCATCGCCGCGGGCATGAACCTGTTCAGCTATTGGAACTCGGACAAGCTGGTCCTGCGCATGTACGGCGCGCGGGAGGTGGATGAGCGCACCGCGCCGGACCTCGTTGCCATGGTGCGCGAGCTCGCCCGCCGGGCGGACCTGCCCATGCCCCGCGTCTACATCATCGACAATGACCAGCCCAATGCGTTCGCCACCGGCCGCAATCCGCAGAATGCCGCCGTGGCCGCGACCACGGGCTTGCTGCGCACGCTCACCCGCGACGAGGTGGCGGGCGTGATGGCCCACGAACTGGCGCACATCAAGCACCATGACACGCTGACCATGACCATCACGGCCACCATTGCCGGTGCCATTTCCATGTTGGCCAATATCGGCCTGCTGTTTGGTGGCGGCAATCGGGAGAACGGCTCGCCCTTCGGCGCCATCGGCACCATTCTCATGGTCATACTGGCGCCGCTCGCCGCCATGGTGGTGCAGATGGCCATTTCCCGCTCGCGGGAATATGAGGCCGATCGCGGCGGCGCTGAGATTTGCGGCCAGCCCCTGGCCCTGGCCTCGGCGCTCGCCAAGATCGCGGGCATCGCCCATCAGGTGGGAAATTACGAAGCCGAGGCGCACCCTGCCACCGCCCACATGTTCATTATCAATCCCTTGTCCGGCCAGCGGATGGACGGCCTCTTCTCCACCCATCCGGCCACCGAGAACCGCATCGCGGCCTTGCAGGAGCTGGCGCGGCAGATGGGGCTGGGAATGAGCGGCGGCGGCTTCGGACCTGCCCCCCGGACCGCCGGCCCTTGGAACGGCGGCGGGCGGCGCGGCCCGTGGGGTTGA
- the rsmB gene encoding 16S rRNA (cytosine(967)-C(5))-methyltransferase RsmB: protein MKSPSSNASRRPPPSGLPARLVAADALDRILRAGLPLEEALEAAAGLDPRDRALAYRIVATALRRLGTLRAIFGMLLERGTPRSAPKVETILLVGAAQILFMDVPDHAAVGLSVEVARHDLSTGGFAGLINAVLRRLTREGQDLLAQVAPQLLDTPDWLRARWTATYGADATRAICEALLHEPPLDLTVKSDPEGWAQTLGGTLTPTGTVRLANAGPIRALAGFEEGAWWVQDAGAALPARLLGEVQGRRVADLCAAPGGKTAQLAAAGADVTAVDRSADRLTRLKENLARLGLAARVVQADATTFETEPFDAILLDAPCSATGTLRRHPDVAWSKSPADIATLAALQSRLIDRAAGLLAPCGVLVYSTCSLEPEEGEAQVEALLARNPNVERAPLDKNALPGIEKFITPQGDLRTLPSDWSAPRPELSGIDGFFAARLRKRG, encoded by the coding sequence ATGAAATCCCCATCTTCCAACGCCTCGCGGCGTCCGCCGCCCTCCGGCCTGCCCGCGCGCCTCGTCGCCGCAGATGCGCTCGACCGCATCCTGCGGGCCGGCCTGCCCCTCGAAGAGGCCCTGGAAGCCGCCGCAGGCCTCGACCCGCGCGACCGCGCGCTGGCCTATCGCATCGTCGCCACGGCCCTGCGGCGGCTGGGAACGCTGCGCGCCATCTTCGGCATGCTGCTGGAGCGAGGCACGCCCCGCTCCGCCCCGAAGGTGGAAACCATTCTGCTGGTGGGCGCGGCGCAGATCCTGTTCATGGATGTCCCCGATCACGCGGCCGTGGGGCTGAGCGTGGAAGTGGCGCGGCACGATCTTTCCACCGGCGGCTTTGCCGGCCTTATCAATGCGGTGCTCCGCCGCCTGACCCGCGAGGGGCAGGATCTCCTGGCGCAGGTGGCGCCGCAGCTTCTCGACACGCCGGACTGGCTGCGCGCCCGCTGGACCGCCACCTATGGCGCGGACGCCACGCGCGCCATCTGCGAAGCGCTCCTGCATGAGCCGCCCCTCGACCTGACGGTGAAGTCCGATCCCGAGGGCTGGGCGCAGACCCTTGGCGGCACCCTGACGCCCACCGGCACCGTGCGCCTCGCCAATGCCGGCCCCATCCGCGCCCTTGCCGGCTTTGAAGAGGGCGCATGGTGGGTGCAGGATGCCGGGGCGGCCCTGCCGGCGCGCCTTCTGGGCGAGGTGCAGGGTCGGCGGGTGGCGGACCTGTGCGCCGCACCGGGAGGCAAGACCGCCCAGCTCGCCGCAGCCGGCGCGGATGTCACCGCCGTTGATCGCTCCGCCGATCGCCTGACCCGCCTGAAGGAAAATCTCGCCCGCCTGGGCCTTGCCGCCCGCGTGGTCCAGGCGGATGCCACCACTTTCGAAACGGAGCCGTTCGACGCCATCCTGCTGGACGCGCCGTGCTCGGCCACCGGCACCTTGCGCCGCCATCCGGACGTGGCGTGGAGCAAGAGCCCGGCAGACATTGCCACGCTCGCCGCGCTCCAGAGCCGGCTCATCGACCGTGCGGCGGGCCTTCTGGCCCCCTGCGGGGTGCTGGTCTATTCCACCTGCTCGCTCGAGCCGGAGGAGGGCGAGGCCCAGGTGGAGGCGCTGCTTGCCCGCAACCCGAATGTGGAGCGTGCGCCCCTCGACAAGAATGCGCTTCCGGGCATCGAAAAATTCATCACTCCTCAAGGGGATTTGCGCACACTTCCCTCGGACTGGTCCGCGCCGAGGCCCGAGCTATCGGGCATTGACGGCTTCTTCGCGGCCCGGTTGCGCAAGCGCGGCTGA
- a CDS encoding heparinase II/III family protein, translated as MTRGALAERVRLAGYLVGRSWRSLLARAPAAPLALGQVSVPVPERLLIAPQDLRTGDPTRASEIYAGRFAFAGKIAMLEGHTPFEIDPPSEEWAEVLHGFGWLRHLRAAGTTIARANARALVGDWIRNTGVARNAAARPDVTARRIISWLTQAPFILQDADHDFYRRFMKSLARQVRHLRRASGEAPDGYPRLIALIALVFAGLCMSDQSRLLRAAQKRLVEELDRQILPDGGPLTRSPGMLIALLLDLLPLRHAFAARNQPAPPALMNAIDRMMPMLRFFRHGDGAFSLFHGMSHTAADQLATILAYDDARGAPVANAPHAGFQRMESRGTVVIVDTGAPPPLSASEEAHASCLAFEMSSGRHRIVVNCGMTEINRERWRQVARATAAHSTVVIGDTSSCRFFGEGRLSRMVGIPIVSGPKNVPVQRGSREGTIMLRASHDGYAEPFGVIHQRSWRLDGEGGRLDGEDVFRSTTGPEAALPAVGFGARFHLHPAITVERLDDQSTVLLTVPGGEAWAFVAPNQMVNVEESVYLAAPDGPRRTLQLALSGNLAETPRLLWTFVRTREAPSVRPSPIRGPAARA; from the coding sequence ATGACACGGGGAGCCTTGGCAGAACGCGTGCGCCTGGCGGGCTATCTCGTCGGGCGTTCCTGGCGCTCGCTCTTGGCCCGCGCGCCCGCCGCTCCGCTGGCGCTCGGCCAGGTGAGCGTCCCGGTGCCGGAGCGCCTGCTCATCGCGCCCCAGGACCTGCGCACCGGCGACCCAACCCGCGCCAGCGAAATCTATGCCGGCCGTTTCGCCTTTGCCGGCAAGATCGCCATGCTCGAGGGGCACACGCCGTTCGAGATCGATCCGCCCTCCGAGGAATGGGCCGAGGTGCTGCACGGCTTCGGCTGGCTGCGCCACTTGCGTGCGGCGGGCACCACCATTGCCCGCGCCAATGCCCGGGCTCTCGTGGGCGACTGGATCCGCAATACCGGCGTTGCGCGCAACGCGGCCGCCCGGCCGGACGTGACGGCCCGGCGCATCATTTCCTGGCTCACCCAGGCGCCTTTCATCCTCCAGGACGCGGATCACGATTTCTATCGCCGATTTATGAAGAGCCTGGCGCGCCAGGTGCGGCATCTGCGGCGCGCCTCCGGCGAGGCACCGGATGGCTATCCCCGCCTTATTGCCCTGATCGCGCTGGTCTTCGCGGGCCTGTGCATGTCCGACCAGTCGCGCCTGCTCCGGGCCGCCCAAAAGCGGCTGGTAGAGGAACTGGACCGGCAGATCCTGCCCGATGGCGGCCCGCTCACGCGCAGCCCGGGCATGCTCATCGCGCTGCTGCTGGACCTCCTGCCGCTCCGTCACGCCTTTGCCGCCCGCAACCAGCCGGCCCCCCCGGCGCTGATGAACGCCATCGACCGCATGATGCCCATGCTGCGCTTCTTCCGGCACGGCGACGGGGCTTTCTCGCTCTTCCACGGCATGAGCCACACGGCGGCGGACCAGCTCGCCACCATCCTGGCCTATGACGATGCCCGGGGTGCGCCCGTCGCCAATGCGCCCCATGCCGGCTTCCAGCGCATGGAATCGCGGGGCACGGTGGTGATCGTCGATACCGGCGCCCCGCCGCCCCTCTCGGCGAGCGAGGAGGCACACGCCAGCTGCCTGGCCTTCGAGATGTCGTCCGGCCGGCACCGCATCGTGGTCAATTGCGGGATGACGGAAATCAACCGCGAACGCTGGCGCCAAGTGGCCCGCGCCACGGCTGCCCATTCCACGGTGGTCATCGGGGACACGTCCTCCTGCCGCTTCTTCGGCGAGGGGCGCCTGTCGCGGATGGTGGGCATTCCCATCGTCTCCGGCCCGAAGAACGTGCCCGTGCAGCGGGGCAGCCGCGAGGGCACCATCATGCTGCGGGCCAGCCATGACGGTTATGCAGAGCCGTTCGGCGTCATTCACCAGCGCTCCTGGCGGCTCGATGGCGAAGGGGGGCGGCTGGACGGAGAAGACGTGTTCCGCTCCACCACGGGACCCGAGGCGGCTCTGCCGGCGGTGGGCTTCGGCGCCCGCTTCCATCTGCACCCGGCCATCACGGTGGAGCGGCTGGACGACCAAAGCACTGTTCTGCTTACGGTTCCCGGCGGAGAAGCCTGGGCCTTCGTGGCGCCGAACCAGATGGTGAATGTGGAGGAGAGCGTGTATCTGGCGGCCCCCGACGGCCCCCGGCGCACGCTCCAACTGGCTCTCTCAGGCAATCTGGCCGAGACGCCGCGGCTGCTCTGGACCTTCGTGCGCACCCGCGAGGCGCCCTCCGTGCGACCCTCGCCCATCAGGGGGCCCGCCGCGCGAGCTTGA
- the purH gene encoding bifunctional phosphoribosylaminoimidazolecarboxamide formyltransferase/IMP cyclohydrolase, whose protein sequence is MTVDIRPVTRALISVSDKAGLIPFVTALAKTGVQLVSTGGTRKALAEAGLEVLDVAELTGFPEMMDGRVKTLHPKVHGGILAIRADAGHQASMAEHAIAPIDLVVVNLYPFEATVARGADFDETIENIDIGGPALIRGAAKNHNDVAVVVDVADYEAVIKEIELHGGTTLALRRRLAQTAYARTAAYDAAISNWFAGQVDVSAPTYRAFGGKLLEELRYGENPHQKAAFYATGEQRPGVATARQVQGKQLSFNNINDTDAAFECVGEFHPARSAAVVIVKHANPCGVAEGASLEEAYRKALACDPVSAFGGIIAVNRTLDAAAARLMTEIFTEVIVAPDATEEAIAIVGAKKNLRLLVTGGLPDPRAEGLNVRTVAGGLLVQSRDNVSADDLELKVVTRRAPTEQELLDLRFAFRVAKHVKSNTIIYAKDLATVGIGAGQMSRVDSARIAARKAQDAAEAAGLSVPLTKGSVVASDAFFPFADGLLAAVEAGATAVIQPGGSMRDAEVIAAADAAGLAMVFTGVRHFKH, encoded by the coding sequence ATGACCGTCGATATCCGCCCCGTCACCCGCGCCCTCATCTCGGTGTCCGACAAGGCCGGATTGATCCCGTTCGTCACCGCGCTGGCGAAGACCGGCGTGCAGCTCGTCTCCACCGGCGGCACCCGCAAGGCGCTGGCCGAGGCGGGACTTGAGGTGCTGGACGTGGCCGAGCTGACCGGCTTCCCGGAGATGATGGATGGCCGCGTGAAGACGCTGCACCCCAAGGTGCATGGCGGCATCCTGGCCATCCGCGCCGATGCCGGCCACCAGGCCTCCATGGCCGAGCACGCCATCGCTCCCATCGACCTGGTGGTGGTGAACCTCTATCCCTTCGAGGCCACCGTGGCGCGCGGTGCCGACTTTGACGAGACCATCGAGAATATCGACATTGGCGGGCCAGCGCTGATCCGCGGCGCGGCCAAGAACCATAATGACGTGGCCGTTGTGGTGGATGTGGCCGACTACGAGGCCGTCATCAAGGAGATCGAACTGCATGGCGGCACCACGCTCGCTTTGCGCCGCCGCCTCGCCCAGACCGCCTATGCCCGCACCGCCGCCTATGACGCCGCCATTTCCAACTGGTTCGCGGGCCAGGTGGATGTGAGCGCGCCCACCTATCGCGCCTTCGGCGGCAAGCTGCTGGAAGAGCTGCGCTACGGCGAGAACCCCCACCAGAAGGCGGCCTTCTATGCCACGGGCGAGCAGCGCCCCGGCGTCGCCACCGCCCGGCAGGTGCAAGGCAAGCAGCTCTCCTTCAACAACATCAATGACACCGACGCGGCCTTCGAGTGTGTGGGCGAGTTCCATCCCGCCCGCTCGGCGGCGGTGGTAATCGTCAAGCACGCCAATCCCTGCGGCGTCGCCGAAGGGGCGAGCCTGGAAGAGGCCTATCGCAAGGCGCTGGCTTGCGACCCCGTCTCCGCCTTCGGCGGCATCATCGCCGTCAACCGCACCCTGGACGCGGCCGCCGCCCGTCTGATGACCGAGATCTTCACCGAGGTGATCGTCGCCCCCGACGCCACCGAGGAGGCCATCGCCATTGTCGGCGCCAAGAAAAACCTGCGCCTGCTCGTCACCGGCGGCCTTCCCGATCCGCGCGCCGAGGGGCTCAACGTGCGCACGGTGGCCGGCGGACTGCTGGTGCAGAGCCGCGACAATGTCAGTGCCGACGACCTGGAGCTGAAGGTGGTCACCCGCCGCGCGCCCACCGAGCAGGAGCTGCTGGACCTGCGCTTCGCCTTCCGGGTTGCCAAGCATGTGAAGTCCAACACCATCATCTATGCCAAGGACCTTGCCACCGTTGGCATCGGCGCCGGCCAGATGAGCCGCGTGGATTCAGCCCGCATTGCCGCCCGCAAGGCGCAGGATGCGGCCGAGGCGGCCGGGCTCTCCGTGCCGCTCACCAAGGGCTCGGTTGTGGCATCCGACGCCTTCTTCCCCTTCGCCGACGGCCTCTTGGCGGCGGTGGAGGCGGGCGCCACCGCCGTCATACAGCCGGGCGGCTCCATGCGCGATGCGGAAGTGATCGCCGCCGCCGACGCGGCGGGCCTTGCCATGGTCTTCACCGGGGTGCGTCACTTCAAGCACTGA
- the hemN gene encoding oxygen-independent coproporphyrinogen III oxidase: MTALAFAPRSAPAFLSAQDLLARYGGPVPRYTSYPTAPHFGPQVDAGVYAQWLAALPPDADVSLYLHVPFCAELCLYCGCQTSVARTYTPVAAFTDRLLDEIALVAQRLPHRLSARHIHFGGGTPTMLSDADFTRVMTRLRSVFDIRDRAEIAIEIDPRVMDKGKAAALARNGVNRVSLGVQDFELDVQKAIRRMQSFEETAQVAAWLRAAGVPSINLDLIYGLPHQTVETVARTVRTALELEPDRIAVFGYAHVPWMKRHQALIPEDCLPGPSARLDQASLIARMLNEAGYVSVGLDHFARPHDSLATKAEAGALKRNFQGYTTDDAPALLGFGPSSIGALPKGYVQNVTATPAWHKAVAEGLLPVARGRALTAEDRLRRDVIERLMCDLRVDLDAVCTRHDVSLTTFDAERASLAPLEADGLVEISGPVILIPEAARAFTRVVCAVFDAYLPRAKENAAEPRRHSAAV, encoded by the coding sequence ATGACCGCGCTCGCCTTTGCCCCCCGCTCCGCGCCTGCCTTCCTCTCCGCACAGGATCTCCTGGCGCGCTATGGCGGCCCGGTGCCCCGTTATACGAGCTATCCAACCGCGCCCCATTTCGGGCCGCAGGTGGATGCTGGCGTCTATGCGCAATGGCTGGCGGCGCTGCCCCCGGACGCGGATGTCTCCCTTTACCTGCACGTGCCGTTCTGCGCCGAGTTGTGCCTTTATTGCGGCTGCCAGACCAGCGTCGCGCGCACCTATACCCCCGTCGCAGCCTTCACCGACCGGCTGCTGGACGAGATCGCCTTGGTGGCTCAGCGGCTGCCCCACCGGCTTTCGGCCCGCCATATCCATTTCGGCGGCGGCACGCCCACCATGTTGTCGGATGCCGACTTCACCCGCGTCATGACACGCTTGCGGTCCGTCTTCGACATCAGGGATAGGGCCGAGATCGCCATCGAGATCGACCCGCGAGTCATGGATAAAGGTAAGGCCGCCGCGCTTGCGCGCAACGGCGTGAACCGTGTCAGCCTTGGCGTCCAGGATTTCGAGCTCGACGTTCAGAAGGCCATCCGCCGGATGCAGAGCTTCGAAGAGACGGCCCAAGTGGCTGCCTGGTTGAGGGCCGCCGGAGTGCCCTCGATCAATCTGGACCTCATCTACGGGCTGCCGCACCAGACGGTCGAGACCGTGGCACGTACGGTGCGTACGGCGCTGGAGCTGGAGCCGGACCGCATCGCCGTATTCGGCTATGCTCATGTCCCCTGGATGAAGCGCCACCAGGCTCTCATTCCCGAAGACTGCTTGCCCGGCCCCTCCGCGCGGCTCGACCAGGCGAGCCTGATCGCCCGCATGCTCAATGAGGCCGGGTATGTGTCGGTGGGCCTCGACCATTTCGCTCGCCCGCACGACAGTCTTGCCACGAAGGCGGAGGCGGGGGCCCTGAAGCGCAACTTCCAGGGTTATACCACCGACGATGCACCGGCTCTGCTGGGCTTTGGCCCGTCTTCCATCGGCGCTCTACCCAAAGGTTATGTGCAGAATGTCACCGCCACGCCCGCTTGGCACAAGGCCGTGGCCGAAGGTCTCCTGCCCGTGGCGCGCGGGCGGGCGCTCACGGCCGAGGACCGTCTGCGACGGGACGTGATCGAGCGTCTGATGTGTGATCTGAGGGTGGACCTCGACGCCGTCTGCACCCGTCACGACGTCTCGCTCACCACCTTCGACGCCGAGCGCGCTTCGCTCGCCCCCTTGGAGGCGGATGGCTTGGTCGAGATCAGCGGCCCCGTGATTCTCATTCCCGAGGCAGCGCGGGCCTTCACCCGCGTGGTCTGCGCAGTGTTCGACGCCTATCTCCCCCGGGCGAAAGAAAACGCCGCCGAGCCTCGACGGCATTCGGCGGCGGTATGA